In a single window of the Elusimicrobiota bacterium genome:
- a CDS encoding response regulator, with product AREVGTDGKLGGQAAVPGVAGTWKDLTDSVNSMASNLTAQVRNIAEVTTAVARGDLSRKISADAKGEILELKNTINIMVDQLNSFASEVTRVAREVGTEGKLGGQAVVKGVAGIWKDLTNNVNFMASNLTSQVRNIAEVTTAVAKGDLSRKITVEVKGEILSLKDTINTMVDQLNSFASEVTRVAREVGTEGKLGGQAVVKGVAGVWKDLTDNVNSMASNLTNQVRNIAEVTTAVANGDLSRKITVEVKGEILQLKNTINTMVDQLRSFASEVTRVAREVGTEGKLGGQARVKDVAGIWKDLTDNVNSMANNLTNQVRNIAEITTAVAKGDLSKKITVDVKGEILALKDTINTMVDQLNSFASEVTRVAREVGTEGKLGGQAVVKGVAGVWKDLTDNVNSMASNLTNQVRNIAEVTTAVARGDLSRKITVEVKGEILALKDTINTTVDQLNAFASEVTRVAREVGTDGKLGGQAMVKGVAGIWKDLTDNVNSMASNLTSQVRNIAKVVTAVANGNLKQKLALEARGEIAALADTINAMIDTLATFADQVTTVAREVGVEGKLGGQARVPGATGLWRDLTDNVNQLAANLTTQVRAIADVSTAVTKGDLTQSITVVAQGEVSALKDNINEMIRNLRQTTRKNADQDWLKTNLAKFTRMLQGQRDIDTVSRQILSELAPLISAQHGVFYVYDDDSQEEKPLKLLASYAHKESLSLPEHLGLGEGLVGQCALEKQKVLLTGVPSDYVKINSSLGEAAPLNLTVLPVLFEGQVKAVIELASFNRFSEIHLTFLEQLTESIGIVLNTIAATMRTEDLLKQSQSLAQELQKTNAELEEKARLLSEQKKEVEAKNREIEVARQAIEEKAEQLALTSKYKSQFLANMSHELRTPLNSLLILARTLAENAEKNLLPKQVEFAKTIHSSGKDLLALINDILDLSKIESGTMSLEISEVRFQELQDYVERGFRQVAAEKGLEFSVEVDERLPNALNTDSKRLQQILRNLLSNALKFTEKGKVLLRMMVAKGGWSREQELLNRADCVLAFVVSDTGIGIPLDKQKIIFEAFQQVDMTTSRKYGGTGLGLSISREISKMLGGEINVQSTPGQGSTFFLYLPLSYTPPRPRPLELVTMEDVQAIAVKEAKSLEEESQVPETLPIDIEDDRGAIQTEDRVILVIEDDVAYAQILRDMSRQAGFKALVATRGDSGLVLAHKYLPHAITLDLKLPDMDGWAVFDRLKHDPQTRHIPIHIMSVEEQVERGLSQGAFAYLVKPVSGEALSGALGKMRGYIDRPVKNLLVVEDNEAQRMSILELLNSGSIKITAASSGQEALEVLKRESFDCMVLDLKLPDMTGFELIRRLKSELGSTETPIIVYTGKDLTKKEERQLRQVTQSIIVKDARSPERLLDEVALFMHQIVNQLPEAKRQLLEELYQSQPLLSDKTVLIVDDDVRNIFALTSVLERYRMKVVYAENGKAGLEILQTTPGIDIVLMDVMMPDMDGYETMRAIRRIEQYKRLPIIALTAKAMKGDREKCIEAGASDYIPKPVEIEQLLSLLRVWLYHYIFSPQ from the coding sequence GCCCGCGAAGTGGGCACCGACGGCAAGCTGGGCGGCCAGGCGGCCGTGCCGGGCGTGGCCGGCACGTGGAAGGACCTCACCGACTCCGTGAACTCGATGGCTTCCAACCTCACGGCCCAGGTCCGCAACATCGCCGAAGTGACCACGGCCGTCGCGCGCGGCGACCTCTCGCGCAAGATCTCGGCCGACGCCAAGGGCGAGATCCTGGAGCTCAAGAACACGATCAACATCATGGTGGACCAGCTGAATTCCTTCGCCTCCGAGGTCACCCGAGTCGCCCGCGAGGTCGGAACCGAGGGCAAACTCGGCGGACAGGCCGTAGTGAAAGGGGTGGCCGGCATCTGGAAGGACCTCACCAACAACGTCAATTTCATGGCCTCCAACCTCACCAGCCAGGTCCGCAACATCGCCGAGGTCACGACCGCGGTGGCCAAGGGAGACCTCTCCCGAAAGATCACCGTGGAGGTCAAGGGCGAGATCCTATCCCTGAAGGACACCATCAATACCATGGTGGACCAGCTGAACTCCTTCGCCTCCGAGGTGACCCGCGTGGCGCGCGAGGTCGGCACCGAGGGAAAGCTCGGCGGACAGGCCGTGGTGAAGGGGGTGGCCGGGGTCTGGAAAGATCTCACCGACAACGTCAACTCCATGGCCTCCAACCTCACCAACCAGGTCCGCAACATCGCCGAGGTGACCACGGCGGTTGCCAATGGAGATCTTTCGCGCAAGATCACGGTGGAGGTGAAGGGCGAGATCCTTCAACTCAAGAACACGATCAACACCATGGTGGACCAGCTGAGGTCTTTCGCCTCCGAGGTTACCCGGGTCGCCCGCGAGGTTGGCACCGAGGGCAAACTAGGCGGCCAGGCCCGAGTAAAGGACGTGGCCGGCATCTGGAAGGACTTGACCGACAACGTCAACTCCATGGCCAACAACCTCACCAACCAAGTCCGAAACATCGCCGAGATCACCACGGCCGTCGCCAAGGGCGACCTCTCGAAGAAGATCACGGTCGACGTCAAGGGCGAGATCTTGGCCTTAAAGGACACCATCAACACCATGGTGGATCAGCTGAACTCCTTCGCCTCCGAGGTCACCCGGGTCGCCCGCGAGGTTGGCACCGAGGGAAAGCTCGGCGGCCAGGCCGTGGTGAAAGGGGTGGCCGGGGTCTGGAAGGATCTCACCGACAACGTCAACTCCATGGCCTCCAACCTCACCAACCAGGTCCGCAACATCGCCGAGGTGACCACGGCGGTTGCGCGCGGCGATCTCTCACGGAAGATCACCGTGGAGGTGAAAGGCGAGATCCTGGCCTTAAAGGACACCATCAACACCACGGTGGACCAGCTGAACGCCTTCGCCTCCGAGGTGACCCGCGTCGCCCGCGAGGTCGGCACCGATGGAAAATTGGGCGGCCAGGCCATGGTGAAAGGGGTGGCCGGCATCTGGAAGGACTTGACAGACAACGTCAACTCCATGGCCTCCAACCTCACCAGCCAAGTGCGCAATATCGCCAAGGTCGTGACGGCGGTGGCCAACGGGAACTTGAAGCAAAAGCTCGCCCTGGAGGCGCGCGGAGAGATCGCGGCCCTGGCCGACACCATCAACGCCATGATCGACACCTTGGCCACCTTCGCAGACCAGGTCACCACGGTGGCCCGCGAGGTGGGCGTGGAGGGAAAGCTCGGCGGCCAAGCCCGAGTTCCAGGCGCCACGGGCCTCTGGAGGGATCTCACCGACAACGTCAACCAGCTCGCGGCCAACCTCACCACCCAGGTGCGGGCCATCGCCGACGTGTCCACGGCCGTGACCAAGGGAGACCTCACCCAATCCATCACCGTGGTGGCCCAGGGGGAGGTGTCGGCCTTGAAGGACAACATCAATGAGATGATCCGCAACCTCCGCCAAACCACGCGCAAGAACGCCGACCAGGACTGGCTCAAGACCAATTTGGCCAAGTTCACGCGCATGCTCCAAGGCCAGCGCGACATAGACACGGTCTCGCGCCAGATCCTCTCGGAGCTAGCGCCTTTGATCTCGGCCCAGCATGGGGTGTTCTACGTCTACGACGACGACTCCCAGGAGGAGAAGCCCCTGAAGCTTCTGGCCTCCTACGCCCACAAGGAGAGCCTTTCCCTCCCCGAGCACCTGGGCCTGGGGGAGGGCTTGGTCGGGCAATGCGCCCTGGAGAAGCAGAAGGTTCTGCTCACGGGCGTGCCCTCCGACTACGTCAAGATCAACTCCTCCTTGGGCGAGGCCGCGCCCTTGAACCTCACGGTGCTCCCCGTCCTCTTCGAGGGCCAGGTCAAGGCCGTGATCGAGCTCGCCTCCTTCAACCGCTTCAGCGAGATCCACCTCACTTTCCTGGAGCAGCTCACCGAGTCCATCGGGATCGTGCTCAACACCATCGCGGCCACGATGCGCACCGAGGATCTGCTCAAGCAGTCCCAGTCCCTGGCCCAGGAGCTCCAGAAAACCAACGCAGAGCTCGAGGAGAAGGCGCGGCTCCTGTCCGAGCAGAAAAAAGAAGTGGAAGCCAAGAACCGCGAGATCGAGGTGGCCCGCCAGGCCATAGAGGAAAAAGCCGAGCAGCTGGCCTTAACCTCGAAGTACAAGTCCCAGTTCTTGGCCAACATGTCCCACGAGCTCCGGACCCCCCTCAACAGCCTTCTCATCCTGGCGCGGACTTTGGCGGAAAACGCCGAGAAGAACCTGCTCCCCAAGCAAGTGGAGTTCGCCAAGACCATCCACTCCTCAGGCAAGGACCTCTTGGCCCTCATCAACGACATCCTGGATCTCTCCAAGATCGAGTCCGGAACCATGTCCCTCGAAATCAGCGAGGTGCGCTTCCAGGAACTGCAAGACTACGTGGAGCGGGGATTCAGGCAGGTGGCCGCGGAGAAGGGCCTTGAGTTCTCCGTCGAGGTGGATGAACGCCTCCCCAACGCCCTCAATACGGACTCCAAGCGCCTGCAGCAGATACTGCGCAATCTCCTCTCCAACGCCCTCAAATTCACCGAGAAGGGCAAGGTCCTCCTGCGCATGATGGTGGCCAAGGGCGGCTGGAGCCGGGAGCAGGAGCTCTTGAACCGCGCCGACTGCGTTCTGGCCTTCGTGGTGTCGGACACCGGCATCGGGATCCCCCTCGATAAGCAGAAGATCATTTTCGAGGCCTTCCAGCAGGTGGACATGACCACGAGCCGCAAATACGGTGGCACGGGCCTGGGGCTCTCCATCAGCCGGGAAATCTCCAAGATGCTGGGCGGCGAGATCAACGTGCAGAGCACCCCCGGGCAAGGCAGCACCTTCTTCCTCTATCTCCCGCTCTCCTACACCCCGCCGCGGCCGCGGCCCTTGGAGCTCGTGACCATGGAGGATGTACAGGCCATCGCGGTCAAGGAAGCCAAGTCCTTAGAGGAAGAGTCGCAAGTCCCGGAAACTTTGCCCATCGATATAGAGGACGATCGCGGCGCGATCCAGACCGAGGACCGCGTCATCCTCGTGATCGAGGACGACGTGGCCTATGCCCAGATCCTGCGCGACATGTCGCGCCAGGCCGGCTTCAAGGCCCTGGTCGCGACAAGGGGAGATTCGGGCTTGGTCTTGGCGCACAAATACCTGCCCCACGCCATCACTTTGGACTTGAAGCTCCCCGACATGGACGGCTGGGCCGTCTTCGACCGGCTCAAGCACGATCCCCAGACCCGGCACATCCCCATCCACATCATGTCCGTGGAGGAACAGGTCGAGCGCGGCCTGTCCCAGGGCGCCTTCGCCTATCTGGTCAAGCCCGTCTCCGGCGAGGCCTTGTCCGGGGCTCTGGGCAAGATGCGAGGCTACATAGACCGCCCGGTCAAGAACCTTCTCGTGGTCGAGGACAACGAGGCACAGAGGATGAGCATCCTGGAGCTCTTGAACTCCGGCTCCATAAAAATCACGGCCGCCAGCTCCGGACAGGAGGCCCTTGAGGTTTTGAAGAGAGAGTCCTTCGACTGCATGGTCCTTGACTTGAAGCTCCCCGACATGACGGGCTTCGAACTCATCCGCCGCTTGAAAAGTGAGCTGGGCTCCACGGAAACACCCATCATAGTCTACACCGGCAAGGATCTCACCAAGAAGGAGGAGCGCCAGCTGCGCCAGGTGACGCAGTCCATCATCGTCAAGGACGCCCGCTCACCGGAAAGGCTCTTGGACGAGGTGGCCCTGTTCATGCACCAAATCGTCAACCAACTTCCCGAGGCCAAGCGCCAGCTCCTCGAGGAGCTGTACCAATCCCAACCCCTGCTCTCCGACAAGACCGTCCTCATCGTGGATGACGACGTGCGCAACATCTTCGCCCTCACGAGCGTCTTGGAGCGCTACCGGATGAAGGTGGTCTACGCGGAGAACGGCAAGGCCGGGCTCGAGATACTGCAGACCACCCCCGGGATAGATATCGTGCTCATGGACGTCATGATGCCCGACATGGACGGCTACGAGACCATGCGGGCCATACGCCGAATCGAGCAGTACAAGCGCCTGCCCATCATCGCGCTGACGGCCAAGGCCATGAAGGGCGACCGGGAGAAATGCATCGAGGCGGGAGCTTCCGACTACATCCCCAAGCCAGTGGAGATCGAGCAGCTGCTCTCGCTATTGCGGGTCTGGCTGTACCACTACATCTTCAGCCCGCAATGA